A genomic window from Cytobacillus suaedae includes:
- the fdhF gene encoding formate dehydrogenase subunit alpha: MSQYLVKDGVKNLIKPGEKLVTTHCCYCGMQCGMHIRVNEKTGNIVGVEPRYDWPVTMGKMCPKGVTAYQTIEHEDRILKPLIKKNGEFVESSWDEALDLIEKNFKRIQKEHGKDAVSVFGGVSMTNEKCYLVGKYARVGLGTRFVDYNGRFCMSSAAGGFIQTFGIDRGSTLPWTELEHTDCFFMAGTNTAECHPTSIQWFWKAKDKGAKFIVADPRETATARIADVHLDLKPGTDSALANGIMHILIEEGYVDHEYVSKRCNNYEELCKMVKHFTPEYTSKLTGVSAEKIIKAAHIFGQSPRSVVMFARGAEQQSKGVNNVKLYSSMALLRGQVGKFASGVATFTGQGNGQGGREHGQKADALPGYRKIDNPEHVKYVAGVWGIQPEEMPKAGVSAYEMFHEIQNGNIRSMHVLCSNPAVSAPNINYVIDGFKKLDFLVVSDFFLSETAELADVVLPATSWAEDEGTTTNIEGRVIRIRKVRDPIGESKTDWEIMKLIAERMGKEQYFNYQNAREIFEEFRIATKGGAADYSGITWERIDKEDGVFWPCPSEDHPGTPTMFKEKFGTYDGKANLAVVDWQEPGETPDKEYPHILTTGRVVFHYLSGNQTRRVDFLMKQCPEPFIEMHPEFASQYNFRNGEKAKLITRRGEMIAPVKITKAIRKDTLFVPYHWGKELAVNLLTSEHLDPTSRMPEFKVCAVRIEKI, translated from the coding sequence ATGAGTCAATATTTAGTAAAAGACGGCGTGAAAAACTTAATTAAACCTGGAGAAAAATTGGTCACTACACACTGCTGTTATTGTGGAATGCAATGTGGAATGCATATTAGAGTTAATGAAAAAACGGGAAACATCGTTGGGGTTGAGCCACGCTATGACTGGCCAGTAACGATGGGGAAAATGTGTCCAAAGGGTGTAACAGCATATCAAACAATTGAACATGAAGATAGAATCTTAAAACCTCTTATTAAGAAAAATGGTGAATTTGTAGAATCTAGTTGGGATGAAGCACTAGATTTAATTGAAAAGAATTTTAAACGAATTCAAAAAGAACATGGTAAAGATGCTGTAAGTGTTTTCGGTGGAGTATCAATGACCAATGAAAAATGTTATTTAGTAGGTAAATATGCTCGTGTTGGACTGGGAACACGCTTTGTTGATTATAATGGACGTTTTTGTATGAGTTCAGCAGCGGGTGGGTTTATTCAAACATTCGGAATCGATAGAGGTTCTACATTACCTTGGACTGAACTTGAGCATACAGACTGTTTCTTCATGGCTGGTACAAATACAGCAGAATGTCACCCAACTAGTATTCAATGGTTTTGGAAAGCGAAAGACAAGGGTGCAAAATTTATTGTTGCGGACCCAAGAGAAACTGCAACCGCACGTATTGCAGATGTTCATTTAGATTTAAAACCTGGTACTGACTCTGCTCTTGCTAACGGAATTATGCATATTTTAATCGAAGAAGGTTACGTAGATCATGAATATGTGTCAAAACGTTGTAACAATTACGAAGAGCTTTGTAAAATGGTTAAACATTTTACTCCAGAATATACATCAAAACTTACGGGTGTTTCAGCTGAGAAAATTATTAAGGCAGCACACATTTTTGGTCAATCACCTCGTTCGGTAGTAATGTTTGCTCGTGGTGCAGAGCAACAGTCTAAAGGTGTTAATAATGTTAAATTATATTCTTCTATGGCGCTATTAAGAGGTCAAGTTGGGAAATTTGCTTCAGGTGTAGCTACTTTCACTGGGCAAGGAAATGGCCAGGGTGGAAGAGAACACGGTCAAAAAGCTGATGCTTTACCAGGATATCGAAAAATTGATAATCCTGAGCATGTAAAATATGTTGCAGGTGTATGGGGAATTCAACCTGAAGAAATGCCTAAAGCTGGTGTATCTGCTTATGAAATGTTCCATGAAATACAAAATGGCAATATTCGTTCTATGCACGTACTTTGTTCCAACCCTGCTGTGTCTGCACCAAATATAAATTACGTAATTGATGGTTTCAAGAAATTAGACTTCCTTGTTGTAAGTGATTTCTTCTTATCCGAAACAGCAGAGTTAGCTGACGTTGTTTTACCTGCTACAAGCTGGGCAGAAGATGAAGGAACAACAACGAATATCGAAGGGCGTGTAATTCGAATTCGAAAAGTAAGAGATCCAATCGGGGAATCAAAAACAGATTGGGAAATTATGAAGCTTATTGCTGAAAGAATGGGGAAAGAACAATACTTTAATTACCAAAACGCTCGTGAAATTTTTGAAGAATTCCGTATCGCAACAAAAGGTGGAGCGGCTGATTATTCAGGAATTACATGGGAACGTATTGATAAAGAAGATGGTGTGTTTTGGCCATGTCCATCAGAAGACCACCCTGGAACTCCTACTATGTTTAAAGAGAAGTTTGGAACATATGATGGAAAAGCGAATTTAGCTGTAGTAGATTGGCAAGAGCCTGGGGAAACACCAGACAAGGAATACCCACACATCCTAACTACTGGTCGTGTAGTCTTCCATTATCTATCTGGAAATCAAACTAGACGTGTCGACTTCTTAATGAAACAATGTCCAGAACCATTTATTGAAATGCATCCAGAGTTTGCAAGTCAATATAACTTCCGTAATGGAGAAAAGGCGAAACTCATAACAAGACGTGGAGAAATGATAGCTCCAGTTAAAATAACAAAAGCAATTCGAAAAGATACTTTATTTGTACCTTACCACTGGGGAAAAGAACTTGCGGTTAACTTATTAACAAGCGAACATTTAGATCCGACTTCAAGGATGCCTGAATTTAAAGTATGTGCGGTTCGAATAGAAAAGATTTAA
- a CDS encoding MFS transporter, with the protein MKQLERSFYSKASMYSFLVVLGLLLSLWIATDGLKYLKPTQMGYIIGSLIFGIGLAIRMVFWMYRTATNRMVKRSLINLKSIERFKRNWKSILITAINNIFLQKFIFKRGIYRGIQHWLIAWGCIGAFGVTFALVFGWVRFDLVTPELYQIVVFNIPTITLHPDGFLASMTYNALNIFSLLLLVGLSMALFRRMTDPAVRVTQRFEFDILPLIILLAVTVSGLLLTVSYKFLDGWMHHPMALVHHVTVVVMLIYFPFGKLFHLPIRPLAAAVPMNYQEVLQVDTKECAGCKQPYSNDAQIEDVKAILGDQNFDFQMEDGTYLSDYCTSCRRRIRVMKQMNMEAPKGNPYDPISTMNDIHISGFGKKRSDEFYNLPKKEEKEKVIK; encoded by the coding sequence ACTTAAAACCAACCCAGATGGGGTATATCATTGGTTCACTAATTTTTGGTATTGGATTAGCCATACGTATGGTGTTTTGGATGTATAGAACAGCTACTAATAGAATGGTGAAAAGAAGTTTAATAAATTTAAAATCGATTGAGCGCTTTAAAAGAAATTGGAAATCCATTTTAATAACTGCGATCAACAACATCTTTTTACAAAAGTTTATTTTTAAACGTGGTATCTATCGTGGAATACAGCATTGGCTAATTGCTTGGGGTTGTATCGGTGCATTTGGTGTTACTTTTGCGTTAGTGTTTGGTTGGGTACGATTTGATCTAGTAACCCCTGAATTATACCAAATCGTGGTGTTTAACATTCCTACAATTACGTTGCATCCTGATGGTTTCCTTGCATCAATGACATATAATGCGCTAAACATTTTCTCTTTGCTGTTACTTGTAGGACTTTCGATGGCGTTATTTAGAAGAATGACAGATCCTGCTGTTCGAGTAACACAACGATTTGAATTTGATATATTACCGTTAATTATTCTCCTAGCTGTAACAGTATCTGGCTTGTTACTAACAGTATCTTATAAGTTTTTAGATGGTTGGATGCACCATCCAATGGCGCTGGTTCATCACGTGACAGTTGTCGTTATGTTAATTTATTTCCCATTCGGAAAGCTGTTTCATTTACCAATTAGACCATTGGCTGCTGCAGTTCCGATGAATTATCAAGAAGTGCTTCAAGTAGACACAAAAGAATGTGCTGGGTGTAAACAACCTTATAGTAACGATGCACAAATTGAAGATGTAAAGGCAATTTTAGGAGACCAAAACTTTGATTTCCAAATGGAAGATGGCACTTATTTATCTGATTACTGTACATCTTGTCGTCGCCGTATCCGTGTTATGAAACAAATGAACATGGAAGCCCCTAAGGGTAACCCATATGATCCTATTAGCACTATGAATGATATTCATATCTCAGGTTTCGGGAAGAAGAGATCTGATGAATTCTATAATTTACCGAAAAAAGAAGAAAAAGAAAAAGTAATTAAATAA
- a CDS encoding Rieske 2Fe-2S domain-containing protein encodes MDDNNKKIGRNKKDSNDDMINLVDNLNRQDDVKYNRRSFLKATVGASVTLGLATLPFSIKAMMDDGAKDVNRVEIAKLSDVPKGESFKFGYPTEDDLALLVHTKDGQLKAYNSKCTHLSCPVFYESTKDVLLCPCHKGYFNVSTGHPMAGPPQRELPLIELEVIDDVIYAVGRKIRHG; translated from the coding sequence ATGGATGATAATAACAAAAAAATAGGACGTAATAAAAAAGATTCTAATGATGATATGATAAATTTGGTTGATAATTTAAACCGACAAGATGACGTGAAATATAATCGCCGTTCATTTTTAAAAGCAACGGTAGGCGCTTCGGTAACATTAGGACTTGCAACATTACCGTTCTCAATAAAAGCGATGATGGATGACGGTGCCAAAGACGTGAATCGTGTGGAAATTGCTAAATTATCTGATGTCCCTAAGGGTGAATCCTTTAAATTTGGTTATCCAACTGAAGATGATCTTGCCTTGCTAGTTCACACAAAGGATGGTCAGTTAAAGGCATATAATAGTAAATGTACGCATTTATCATGCCCAGTCTTTTATGAGAGTACAAAAGACGTATTGCTTTGCCCTTGTCATAAAGGATACTTCAATGTATCAACTGGTCATCCAATGGCTGGTCCTCCACAGCGTGAGCTACCATTAATTGAGCTGGAAGTTATCGATGATGTGATTTACGCGGTAGGAAGGAAGATCCGTCATGGATAA
- a CDS encoding 4Fe-4S dicluster domain-containing protein, with protein sequence MKKIMYLEFERCIGCRACQAGCAYGCGDHDGKERNYVEYVDFTESRQTFPMLCMQCKDPACARVCPANAIQITEEGVVLSAMEEKCIGCRNCTFGCPFGIPKFDFEENKMYKCDMCYDRTKYDIAPMCASVCPSDAIRFIDFEEMQALRRRRTQMNLVEGKKPQEGNKWQYVPEFFGVYSD encoded by the coding sequence ATGAAAAAGATTATGTATTTAGAATTCGAGCGTTGTATCGGTTGTCGTGCTTGTCAAGCTGGTTGTGCATATGGATGTGGCGATCACGATGGGAAAGAAAGAAATTACGTAGAATATGTTGATTTTACAGAGTCTAGACAAACATTTCCTATGCTATGTATGCAGTGTAAGGACCCAGCCTGTGCGAGGGTGTGTCCAGCTAATGCGATCCAAATTACTGAAGAGGGTGTCGTTCTTTCAGCAATGGAAGAAAAATGTATCGGTTGTCGTAACTGTACTTTTGGATGTCCTTTTGGTATTCCGAAGTTCGATTTTGAAGAGAATAAGATGTACAAATGTGATATGTGTTATGACCGAACTAAATATGATATTGCACCAATGTGTGCTTCTGTTTGTCCAAGTGATGCCATTCGCTTTATTGACTTTGAAGAAATGCAGGCTCTACGCCGTCGCAGAACTCAAATGAACTTAGTTGAAGGTAAAAAACCACAAGAAGGTAACAAGTGGCAGTATGTACCTGAATTCTTCGGTGTATATTCAGACTAG